Proteins found in one Terribacillus sp. DMT04 genomic segment:
- the lysA gene encoding diaminopimelate decarboxylase: protein MVFMQHPFVINDQHILEIGGVDAVTLAKKYGTPLFVYDVGIIRENAKSFVNAFETLGVKAQVAYASKAFSSVAMLQVAKQEKLSLDVVSRGELHTALKAEFPADRIHLHGNNKSYEEISMAVAHNIGCIVVDNFHEIALLDAVLKEQGKQMDVLLRVTPGIEAHTHDYILTGNEDSKFGFDIANGQAEEAFRLVKDSEVIRMKGLHCHIGSQIFETDGFLMAVSRLFELVKSWHHTYNYAPEVLNVGGGFGIRYTENDEPLPLSEYIHALVSRIKTEAEAASIAMPEIWIEPGRSIVGNAAVTLYTIGSVKEIPGVRKYVAVDGGMTDNLRPALYKAVYEAKLANRADEEAIETVSIAGKCCESGDMLIWDIDLPKAEAGDLLAVFSTGAYGYAMANNYNRFGRPAVVFVENGVDKLVVKREEAEELTRLDLSYE, encoded by the coding sequence ATGGTTTTTATGCAGCATCCTTTTGTTATTAATGATCAGCATATTCTAGAGATTGGCGGTGTTGACGCCGTCACATTAGCAAAAAAATATGGTACTCCTTTATTCGTATATGATGTTGGTATTATAAGGGAAAACGCCAAGTCCTTCGTGAACGCATTTGAAACGTTAGGCGTCAAAGCGCAGGTTGCTTATGCGAGCAAGGCTTTTTCTTCCGTTGCAATGCTGCAAGTAGCCAAACAGGAAAAACTCAGTTTGGATGTTGTTTCCCGGGGTGAATTGCATACAGCGTTAAAAGCGGAGTTTCCTGCCGACAGGATTCATTTGCACGGCAATAATAAAAGCTATGAAGAAATCTCCATGGCGGTTGCCCATAATATTGGCTGTATTGTGGTGGATAACTTCCATGAGATAGCACTGCTGGACGCCGTATTGAAAGAACAAGGAAAGCAAATGGATGTTTTGCTTCGTGTTACACCTGGAATCGAAGCACATACACATGACTATATCCTAACCGGGAATGAAGATTCCAAATTTGGATTTGATATTGCGAACGGACAAGCTGAAGAAGCTTTCCGGTTAGTAAAAGATAGTGAAGTCATTCGAATGAAAGGGTTGCACTGCCATATCGGCTCGCAAATCTTTGAGACAGATGGTTTCCTAATGGCTGTCAGCAGATTATTTGAGCTCGTTAAATCGTGGCATCATACGTATAATTATGCACCAGAGGTCCTCAACGTCGGGGGCGGTTTTGGTATTCGTTATACAGAAAACGATGAGCCGCTGCCGTTGTCAGAATATATTCACGCTTTAGTGTCCCGAATTAAAACGGAAGCAGAAGCTGCTTCCATTGCAATGCCGGAGATTTGGATTGAACCAGGCAGATCCATTGTTGGTAATGCGGCGGTAACACTTTACACAATTGGCTCCGTGAAAGAAATCCCTGGTGTCCGTAAGTATGTTGCAGTGGATGGCGGTATGACTGATAATCTCCGTCCGGCTCTATATAAAGCGGTTTATGAAGCCAAACTAGCAAACCGAGCAGATGAAGAAGCGATTGAAACGGTGTCAATTGCCGGCAAATGCTGTGAATCTGGTGATATGCTGATTTGGGATATCGACTTGCCAAAAGCAGAAGCAGGTGATCTGCTGGCTGTGTTCAGTACCGGCGCATACGGTTATGCAATGGCGAACAATTATAATCGTTTTGGCAGACCTGCTGTTGTGTTTGTTGAAAATGGTGTAGATAAACTTGTAGTCAAAAGAGAAGAGGCCGAGGAATTAACAAGGCTGGACTTATCATACGAATAA
- a CDS encoding spore germination protein, producing the protein MAEKDKNPIPSKIDEVNDFMKERVGLGVSFDVGHRKLIILKKQVEIYYTTGLADAEIVQRVLSKLISINDDEKNTNKIPEIIENRLVHMQVDRKQNVDDCVDAFLSGLIVVFIDGCDFAFAVDTRSYPGRQPMEPDTEKVIRGPRDGYTENIIINTALTRRRIRDERLRLEMMQVGERSKSDICIAYIEDVADPNLVKLIKEELKEIEIDGIPMADKSVEEFLVKQGNKPFPLVRYTERPDISAIHLYEGHVIIIVDTSPSVIITPTTYFHHLQHAEEYRESPAPGSFIRWIRLIGIFASLYLLPFWYLVTVHPELLPATIDFIGPNKGGGHIPLFLQILLADLGIEFLRLAAIHTPTPLSTAMGLIAAVLIGEIAINVGLFTPEVILYVAISAVGSFVTPSFELSVSNKITRIIFLFATAIFGVPGFVISITLMMLILVGTKSLNTPYMWPFIPFNLKGFIQVIYRTPTPLSKIRPGITNPQDKNRMPNS; encoded by the coding sequence ATGGCTGAAAAAGATAAGAACCCGATTCCGTCCAAAATTGATGAAGTAAACGACTTTATGAAAGAGCGTGTCGGGCTCGGGGTATCCTTTGACGTTGGTCACCGCAAACTCATCATTCTCAAAAAACAAGTTGAGATCTACTACACAACCGGTCTGGCCGATGCCGAAATTGTACAGCGTGTTTTATCCAAATTAATAAGTATTAATGATGATGAGAAAAACACGAATAAAATTCCGGAAATCATCGAAAACCGATTGGTTCATATGCAAGTCGACAGAAAGCAAAATGTTGACGACTGTGTTGATGCTTTCTTATCTGGTTTAATTGTCGTCTTCATCGACGGCTGTGATTTTGCATTTGCGGTTGATACGAGATCTTATCCAGGCAGGCAGCCAATGGAGCCTGACACAGAGAAAGTTATTCGCGGACCGCGAGATGGGTATACAGAAAATATAATTATTAACACAGCATTGACGCGCAGAAGAATTCGCGATGAAAGATTGCGTCTGGAAATGATGCAAGTCGGAGAAAGATCCAAGTCAGACATTTGTATTGCCTATATTGAAGATGTTGCCGATCCGAATTTAGTCAAATTAATTAAAGAAGAACTGAAGGAAATAGAGATTGATGGAATTCCAATGGCGGACAAATCTGTGGAGGAATTTCTTGTTAAACAAGGAAATAAACCTTTTCCATTAGTCCGCTATACAGAAAGACCCGATATAAGTGCCATTCATTTATATGAAGGCCATGTTATTATTATCGTGGATACTTCTCCAAGTGTCATTATTACACCGACAACATACTTCCATCATTTGCAGCATGCAGAAGAATACCGAGAATCACCAGCGCCGGGATCCTTCATTCGCTGGATACGGCTTATTGGTATCTTTGCATCGTTATACTTATTGCCATTTTGGTATTTGGTTACAGTTCATCCAGAGCTCCTGCCAGCAACCATTGACTTTATTGGGCCAAATAAAGGCGGAGGGCATATTCCATTATTCCTCCAAATATTACTGGCCGATTTGGGGATAGAATTCCTCCGGCTGGCTGCTATTCATACGCCAACCCCGCTGTCTACCGCCATGGGTCTGATTGCAGCTGTGCTTATTGGTGAAATAGCCATCAATGTTGGTTTATTTACACCTGAGGTTATTCTTTATGTAGCTATATCGGCAGTTGGATCCTTTGTGACACCAAGTTTTGAACTCAGTGTATCAAATAAAATAACGCGCATTATCTTTTTATTTGCAACTGCCATCTTCGGAGTGCCTGGATTTGTTATCAGCATAACATTGATGATGCTGATACTTGTTGGTACAAAATCTTTGAATACACCTTATATGTGGCCGTTTATCCCATTCAATCTGAAAGGGTTCATACAAGTAATTTACCGGACGCCAACACCATTATCAAAAATTCGTCCAGGTATTACCAACCCACAGGATAAGAACAGAATGCCGAATTCTTAG
- a CDS encoding stage V sporulation protein AE, with protein sequence MKRVILITDGDAYAKRTIDYLAHKIGGTSLSYLADNPMTADDSTIKAAIQAAPQEPVYVLLDDGGVPGVGSGEKILLSLAADPEVNIIGALAVAAHTQNREWSRVSFSIDQDGEMQPFGVDKEGVITDELGRINGDTIYLLDQLDLPIVVAIGDIGKMRGKDRIEIGSPITEQALRIILEREGTIHG encoded by the coding sequence ATGAAAAGAGTTATTCTCATAACCGACGGAGACGCATATGCCAAACGAACCATTGATTATTTGGCGCATAAGATTGGCGGAACTTCGCTCTCCTATTTAGCTGATAATCCAATGACAGCCGATGACAGTACAATAAAAGCGGCTATTCAAGCAGCTCCTCAGGAACCAGTATATGTTCTGCTGGACGATGGGGGCGTTCCGGGCGTCGGCAGCGGAGAGAAAATTCTTCTAAGCCTTGCTGCCGACCCGGAAGTTAATATTATTGGCGCCCTGGCTGTGGCAGCACATACCCAAAACAGAGAATGGAGCCGAGTCAGCTTTTCCATTGATCAGGATGGCGAAATGCAGCCATTTGGAGTGGATAAAGAAGGTGTAATAACGGATGAGCTTGGGCGTATAAACGGTGACACGATTTACTTACTCGATCAGCTTGATCTTCCAATCGTTGTAGCGATTGGAGACATTGGGAAAATGCGAGGCAAAGACAGAATTGAAATTGGATCGCCAATTACCGAACAAGCGCTTCGAATCATCCTAGAAAGGGAGGGTACGATTCATGGCTGA
- the spoVAE gene encoding stage V sporulation protein AE, which translates to MDFFWAFVVGGLICVVGQLLLDVAKLDAGHVMSTFVVAGCVLDGFDLYDNLISFAGAGATVPITSFGHSLLHGAMEQADKHGFWGIALGMFQLTSAGIAAAILFGFLVAVFFKPKG; encoded by the coding sequence ATGGATTTTTTCTGGGCCTTTGTTGTAGGAGGGTTGATCTGTGTAGTCGGTCAGCTGCTTTTGGATGTAGCGAAATTGGATGCAGGACATGTAATGAGCACCTTTGTTGTAGCAGGATGTGTCCTGGATGGTTTTGATTTGTATGATAACTTGATTTCCTTCGCTGGCGCCGGCGCCACTGTTCCCATTACAAGCTTTGGTCATTCTTTGCTGCATGGAGCGATGGAGCAAGCGGATAAACACGGATTCTGGGGCATCGCGCTCGGCATGTTTCAGCTGACATCTGCCGGAATTGCTGCTGCTATTCTGTTTGGCTTTCTTGTCGCAGTGTTCTTTAAGCCGAAGGGATGA
- the spoVAD gene encoding stage V sporulation protein AD translates to MAKLGRQSWTLNNAVYIEETGTSVGPKEGNGPLGSSFDKSYENLYCGEDNWEMAERKLLQDSIQVTLEKAGLNPQHIDMFIAGDLLNQNVSANYTARDMDMSYLGMFGACSTSMETLAIASQLVDAGAANRILTAVSSHNATAERQFRFPTEYGNQKPETATSTATGAGCALVSREKSKIRIEGATIGKVVDFGATNAFDLGSAMVPAAHDTIKRHLSDFGRTPADYDLIVTGDLSSVGSPILKDMLRSDGIDIDAVHKDCGNLLYTSDQGMLAGGSGTACSAIVTYGHLLDEMKKGTYKRILITATGALMSPTVIRQKESIPAIAHSVVLVREEG, encoded by the coding sequence TGGACCGCTTGGCAGCTCCTTTGACAAATCGTATGAGAATCTTTATTGCGGCGAAGACAACTGGGAAATGGCAGAGCGCAAACTGTTGCAGGATTCCATCCAAGTGACGTTAGAAAAAGCAGGATTAAATCCGCAGCACATTGATATGTTCATTGCAGGAGATTTACTGAATCAAAATGTTAGTGCTAACTATACGGCACGTGACATGGATATGTCTTACCTTGGCATGTTTGGCGCATGTTCGACCAGCATGGAAACGTTGGCAATTGCTTCACAGCTTGTTGATGCAGGAGCCGCAAACCGTATTCTGACTGCTGTCTCCAGTCATAACGCAACAGCAGAAAGACAATTCCGTTTCCCAACAGAGTATGGCAATCAAAAGCCCGAGACAGCGACAAGCACAGCAACTGGAGCAGGCTGTGCACTAGTGAGCCGGGAAAAAAGCAAAATACGTATCGAAGGGGCGACCATCGGCAAAGTTGTAGACTTCGGTGCTACCAATGCGTTTGATCTTGGCAGTGCAATGGTGCCAGCTGCGCACGATACGATAAAAAGACATCTGAGCGATTTCGGCCGGACACCGGCAGATTATGACTTGATCGTAACTGGCGATTTGTCGAGTGTAGGTTCTCCGATACTTAAAGATATGCTGCGCAGTGATGGTATCGATATTGATGCTGTTCACAAAGACTGCGGCAATTTGCTTTACACAAGTGATCAGGGGATGCTTGCTGGCGGAAGCGGTACGGCGTGTTCCGCTATTGTGACATATGGGCACTTATTGGATGAAATGAAAAAAGGGACATACAAGCGGATTTTAATTACTGCTACAGGAGCTTTAATGAGTCCGACCGTCATTCGTCAGAAAGAATCGATTCCTGCCATTGCGCACAGTGTGGTACTCGTCAGAGAGGAGGGATAA